From the genome of Penaeus chinensis breed Huanghai No. 1 chromosome 37, ASM1920278v2, whole genome shotgun sequence, one region includes:
- the LOC125045599 gene encoding gastrula zinc finger protein XlCGF57.1-like isoform X1: MIDQLFLCRGVFVEWMISGGNMCDNNFRMQFSSSLGEEVYIKEEKDLHADQEPFSNMGCKVFIKEESDLCIKEENQYYEEWSEIDQPYLANDDDCVIKSEELPIMAPIAVEGFFCHFCGEGFVTETSLAVHIQTHVGLKFFGCEVCGKRFAMKSHLTLHAKVHTKEKPYCCEICSLRFLQKRALLSHMRLHAAIKTFTCEVCSKTYHHRSHLVSHMRAHSDERPFSCEVCDKKFSQKGHLTRHAVIHAPVKPVDNGVQMKAVNGHVQMISVKSDVELLSVKSDLQLLSVKSEMPNELLSLKEQKSYTCDVCSKIFLQKGCLVKHMRVHTGEKPFSCDVCSEKFSRKSTLVRHIRIHTGEKPHSCEICTEKFSTKYTLVRHRRCHTGEKPHTCELCGKKFTNKSNLVIHMRVHTGERPYSCEVCHERFSQRSSLVMHMRGHTGEKPYSCEVCGERYSHKGNLVVHMRVHTGERPYRCTVCGEKFSQRSSLMMHMRIHRRE, from the exons ATGATTGACCAACTTTTCCTGTGCAG AGGAGTCTTTGTTGAATGGATGATCTCTGGAGGCAACATGTGCGACAATAACTTCAGGATGCAGTTCAGCAGCAGCTTGGGAGAAGAGGTATACATCAAGGAAGAAAAGGACCTGCATGCTGATCAGGAGCCATTTAGCAACATGGGATGTAAGGTCTTCATCAAAGAAGAAAGTGACTTGTGCATAAAGGAAGAGAATCAGTATTATGAAGAATGGTCAGAAATTGATCAACCTTATCTTGCAAATGATGATGACTGTGTGATTAAGAGTGAGGAGTTACCCATTATGGCCCCAATAGCTGTTGAGGGTTTCTTTTGCCATTTTTGTGGAGAAGGATTTGTAACAGAAACAAGTCTGGCTGTCCACATCCAAACACATGTAGGGTTAAAATTCTTTGGTTGTGAAGTGTGTGGTAAAAGATTTGCAATGAAAAGTCACCTGACATTACATGCAAAAGTACACACTAAAGAGAAACCTTATTGCTGTGAGATCTGCTCCCTAAGATTTTTGCAGAAACGTGCACTCCTATCACACATGAGACTGCATGCTGCAATTAAAACTTTTACATGTGAAGTGTGTAGTAAGACATACCACCACAGAAGCCATTTAGTCAGTCACATGAGAGCACATTCAGATGAGAGACCATTTAGCTGTGAGGTATGTGACAAAAAGTTTTCACAGAAAGGTCATCTTACTCGGCATGCAGTAATTCATGCTCCAGTGAAACCTGTGGATAATGGTGTTCAGATGAAGGCAGTGAATGGTCATGTGCAAATGATATCTGTGAAAAGTGATGTGGAATTGTTGTCTGTGAAGAGTGATTTGCAGTTATTATCAGTGAAGAGTGAAATGCCAAATGAACTGTTGTCTTTAAAAGAGCAGAAATCTTACACATGTGATGTTTGTAGCAAAATCTTCTTACAGAAAGGATGTCTGGTAAAGCATATGAGAGTACACACAGGAGAGAAACCTTTTAGTTGCGACGTTTGTAGTGAAAAATTTTCTCGGAAAAGTACCCTGGTGAGACATATTAGAATTCACACAGGAGAGAAGCCCCATTCCTGTGAAATTTGTACAGAGAAATTTTCAACGAAATATACACTAGTGCGGCACAGGAGGTGTCATACAGGAGAAAAACCTCATACTTGTGAGCTGTGTGGCAAGAAATTTACAAACAAGAGTAATTTAGTAATTCATATGAGGGTACATACTGGGGAGAGGCCATACAGCTGTGAAGTGTGTCATGAAAGATTCTCTCAAAGAAGTAGCTTGGTAATGCACATGAGAGGGCACACAGGAGAAAAACCTTATAGCTGTGAGGTGTGTGGGGAAAGATATTCACATAAAGGTAATTTAGTAGTTCATATGAGGGTCCACACAGGGGAAAGACCTTACAGATGTACAGTATGTGGAGAGAAATTCTCACAGAGAAGTAGTTTGATGATGCATATGAGAATACATAGAAGGGAATAA
- the LOC125045599 gene encoding gastrula zinc finger protein XlCGF57.1-like isoform X2, with protein sequence MISGGNMCDNNFRMQFSSSLGEEVYIKEEKDLHADQEPFSNMGCKVFIKEESDLCIKEENQYYEEWSEIDQPYLANDDDCVIKSEELPIMAPIAVEGFFCHFCGEGFVTETSLAVHIQTHVGLKFFGCEVCGKRFAMKSHLTLHAKVHTKEKPYCCEICSLRFLQKRALLSHMRLHAAIKTFTCEVCSKTYHHRSHLVSHMRAHSDERPFSCEVCDKKFSQKGHLTRHAVIHAPVKPVDNGVQMKAVNGHVQMISVKSDVELLSVKSDLQLLSVKSEMPNELLSLKEQKSYTCDVCSKIFLQKGCLVKHMRVHTGEKPFSCDVCSEKFSRKSTLVRHIRIHTGEKPHSCEICTEKFSTKYTLVRHRRCHTGEKPHTCELCGKKFTNKSNLVIHMRVHTGERPYSCEVCHERFSQRSSLVMHMRGHTGEKPYSCEVCGERYSHKGNLVVHMRVHTGERPYRCTVCGEKFSQRSSLMMHMRIHRRE encoded by the coding sequence ATGATCTCTGGAGGCAACATGTGCGACAATAACTTCAGGATGCAGTTCAGCAGCAGCTTGGGAGAAGAGGTATACATCAAGGAAGAAAAGGACCTGCATGCTGATCAGGAGCCATTTAGCAACATGGGATGTAAGGTCTTCATCAAAGAAGAAAGTGACTTGTGCATAAAGGAAGAGAATCAGTATTATGAAGAATGGTCAGAAATTGATCAACCTTATCTTGCAAATGATGATGACTGTGTGATTAAGAGTGAGGAGTTACCCATTATGGCCCCAATAGCTGTTGAGGGTTTCTTTTGCCATTTTTGTGGAGAAGGATTTGTAACAGAAACAAGTCTGGCTGTCCACATCCAAACACATGTAGGGTTAAAATTCTTTGGTTGTGAAGTGTGTGGTAAAAGATTTGCAATGAAAAGTCACCTGACATTACATGCAAAAGTACACACTAAAGAGAAACCTTATTGCTGTGAGATCTGCTCCCTAAGATTTTTGCAGAAACGTGCACTCCTATCACACATGAGACTGCATGCTGCAATTAAAACTTTTACATGTGAAGTGTGTAGTAAGACATACCACCACAGAAGCCATTTAGTCAGTCACATGAGAGCACATTCAGATGAGAGACCATTTAGCTGTGAGGTATGTGACAAAAAGTTTTCACAGAAAGGTCATCTTACTCGGCATGCAGTAATTCATGCTCCAGTGAAACCTGTGGATAATGGTGTTCAGATGAAGGCAGTGAATGGTCATGTGCAAATGATATCTGTGAAAAGTGATGTGGAATTGTTGTCTGTGAAGAGTGATTTGCAGTTATTATCAGTGAAGAGTGAAATGCCAAATGAACTGTTGTCTTTAAAAGAGCAGAAATCTTACACATGTGATGTTTGTAGCAAAATCTTCTTACAGAAAGGATGTCTGGTAAAGCATATGAGAGTACACACAGGAGAGAAACCTTTTAGTTGCGACGTTTGTAGTGAAAAATTTTCTCGGAAAAGTACCCTGGTGAGACATATTAGAATTCACACAGGAGAGAAGCCCCATTCCTGTGAAATTTGTACAGAGAAATTTTCAACGAAATATACACTAGTGCGGCACAGGAGGTGTCATACAGGAGAAAAACCTCATACTTGTGAGCTGTGTGGCAAGAAATTTACAAACAAGAGTAATTTAGTAATTCATATGAGGGTACATACTGGGGAGAGGCCATACAGCTGTGAAGTGTGTCATGAAAGATTCTCTCAAAGAAGTAGCTTGGTAATGCACATGAGAGGGCACACAGGAGAAAAACCTTATAGCTGTGAGGTGTGTGGGGAAAGATATTCACATAAAGGTAATTTAGTAGTTCATATGAGGGTCCACACAGGGGAAAGACCTTACAGATGTACAGTATGTGGAGAGAAATTCTCACAGAGAAGTAGTTTGATGATGCATATGAGAATACATAGAAGGGAATAA